TAAACACCACGGTAAAGTAAAAGCCATGCACGATGAGCGTGGTAAAAACATTAAAACCGCAGGACCATCTACACCAATATCTATATTAGGGCTTGATGGAGCACCAACCGCAGGGGATAAGTTTACCGTGTTTGAAGACGAGAAAGAAGCAAAACAAATTGCTGCAAAACGTACACAGTTAATACGTGAACAATCGGTAAGAACACAACGCCATATAACACTTGATGAGATAGGAAGACGAATTGCATTAGGGCAGTTTAAAGAACTTAACATTATCCTTAAAGGTGATGTGGATGGTTCGGTTGAAGCACTATCAGATTCGTTCTCAAAACTATCTACCGAAGAAATTCAAATCAACATTATACACAAAGCAGTAGGTGCAATTACCGAATCTGATGTACTACTAGCTTCAGCGTCCGATGCCATTATTATTGGGTTTAACGTTCGTCCGTCCGTATCGGCAAGACAGTTGGCAGACAAGGAAGAAATCGATATCAGAAACTACTCTATCATTTACGATGCTATTGATGATCTTAAAGATGCAATGGAAGGTATGTTATCTCCAGAGCTTAAAGAAGAGATTACAGGTACAGCTGAGGTTAGAGAATTGTTCAAAATATCTAAAGTGGGTACTATTGCAGGATGTATGGTTACCGATGGTAAGATATACAGAAGCTCTAAAATCAGACTTATCCGTGAAGGTGTAGTAATTTATACAGGCGAACTGGCTGCACTTAAACGATTTAAAGATGACGTTAAAGAAGTAGCTAAAGGGTACGATTGTGGTATGCAAATTAAAAACTATAACGACTTACAACAATTAGATGTTATTGAAGCCTACCAAGAGGTAGAAGTAAAAAAGAAGCTTAAATAATAAATAAGATTACATAATAAAAAAGCCTCATTGTAAAACAATGAGGCTTTTTTGGATACTAATGTTTTTGCTAATCGTTAACATAAAAAAAGCATCATTTTTTAAGAGTGCTTTAACAGTTGTTGCTGTGCTTATTTTGATTAAAGCCTACTTATTTGGCTTTATAAGTAAAGCGTAAGGATACTTCTGTTTAATAGCTTCTAGCATTCTTTCGGCAGCAATACGGTTATCATAACTGCCCGCCCAAACCTTGTAAGTAGGGCTTTCAAATACTATAGTAGTGTCCATATCAGGAAACTCTCTTTTAAATATTGCTAACGTTTTTCGGGCTTCCTTATTATCGCCGTAAAACACTTGTATCTTATAGTGGTCGTTAACGGTTATGGATGAGTTTATTCTGCGCTTTTCATTCAAAAGCTGCATAAATTTCTCATCCTGTTCAATAGTTACTGTTGCGTTTTGTGCAAATGATTTTCCCGAAAATAGCGTAACGAAAAATAGTATAAATAAAGCCTGTCTTGTTTTTAAAATTCTCATTATGAACATTGTTTACCGCAAAAATACGATATATTATTTTACACTTACCTTTCGAATTTATTTAGAATTGTTATAAATTGTACGTTAGGATTTATTTAAGGTTTGAGAATAATACATAAGTCGTATTTTTGTGGGAGTTTTTTAAGAAAATTACAACCTTTTGTTAGTGATACTTTAAAAACTGTACCAAAACTAGTCGATAATCATTTTTAATATGAAAAAAGTGGGTAACCATACTTCGTTTTCAAGAATTTTATTGTTCTGCCTAGCGTTCTCGCTGTCTTTTTCCTTAACGTCATTTGCGCAGGAAACTGCTGATGCTGCTGCCGAAGCTCCCGCTGAGGAAGCGGCTGCTCCAGATGCCTCAGCTGGCGATCCGGTAAAAGGTAAAGAACTTTTTAACTCATTATGTGCTGCTTGTCACAAGTTAGATGCTAAAGCAACCGGTCCCGCGCTACGTAATGTAGCTGATAAGTACGATCGTGATTGGCTTCATAGATGGGTTAAAAACAGTAGTGATCTTATAAAATCGGGCGATGCTCTTGCTGTAAAAGTATTTGAGGAAAACAACAAGTCTGTAATGACGGCATTCCCGCAATTATCTAATAAGGATATAGATGATATTCTTGCTTATACTTCGGCACCAAAGCCAGTTATAACTACTACTCCTGCTACAGTTGGAGGAGGTTCGGGCGGTTCTGATAATGGTGTAAATAGTACATTGCTGTTGGGTGCGCTTGTTTTAGTGTTGCTAGTGCTTATAGTAATGTTAGTGCTTGTAAATAAAACATTGCGTAAAGTTGCAGAGGCAAACGGTGTTGTTGTTGAGAGCCAAGAAAAATCAGTTTCAGTTTGGAAAGCATACGCTCAAAACCAATTCTTAGTTTTGGTGACAGCAATATTACTATTGCTATCAGCGTCGTACTTCATGTATGGCTACTTAATGCAAATAGGTGTCGATCAGGGTTACGAGCCAATACAGCCAATACACTTCTCTCATAAAATACATGCTGGCGAAAATGGTGTAGATTGTAAATACTGCCACTCTTCTGCAAGAGTAAGTAAGCACTCAGGTATACCATCGCTTAATGTATGTATGAACTGTCATAAAAATATTTCAGAATTCGAAGGAGCTAAAGACTCTGTTTATGTTGATTACTCTAAAGAATTCTATACTGCCGAGATACAAAAACTATACGATGCTGTAGGTTGGGATAAATCGGCACAAGCTTATACAGGTAAGCAAAAACCAGTAAAGTGGGTACGAATCCATAACCTTCCCGATTTTGTTTACTTTAACCACTCACAGCACGTTTCGGTTGCAGGAATTGAGTGTCAGAAATGTCACGGTCCTGTAGAAACGTACGAAGTAATGAAGCAGTTCTCTCCTTTAACCATGGGATGGTGTATTAACTGTCACCGCGAAACCAACGTTAAGGTTGAAGGTAATGAGTACTACGAAAAAATCCACGATGAGCTTGCCAAGAAATATGGTGTAGCTAAGCTTACAGCTGCCAATATGGGTGGTACAGAGTGTGGTAAATGTCACTATTAATAAATTTTCTTAAAGAAGCTAATATCTATATATAACATGGCATCAAACAAAAAATACTGGCAAAGTGTTGAGGAGCTGAAAGAAGACAGCTCTATTGTTGAGACGCTAAGAAACAATGAGTTTGTTGAAGAAATTCCGACTGATGAATTTCTTGGTGATAAAGAGGCTTTATCGTCTTCATCAACAAGCCGTCGTGACTTTTTGAAATATGTTGGATTCAGTACTGCTGCTGCATCACTTGCAGCTTGTGAGGGTCCAGTTATTAAGTCTATTCCTTATGTAGTTCAACCAGAAGAAATCATTCCAGGTGTTGCAGATTACTACGCAACAACTATTGCAGATGGTTTCGACTTTGCAAATATATTGGTTAAAACCCGTGAGGGACGACCTATTAAAGTAGAGAATAACAATCTACCAGGTTCTAAAATTAAAGCCAATGCAAGAGTGTATGCTTCTGTACTTTCGTTGTACGATAGTATGCGCTTAAAAGAACCAATGGTGTCAGGTAAGCCTGCATCTTGGGAAGAGGTTGATGCTAAAGTAAAAGCAGGTTTAGCTAAAGCATCATCATCAGGAGGTCAAGTAGTATTGTTAACCAATACTATGGCAAGCCCTTCTACAGATAAAATGATAGCTGAGTTTGGTGCACGTTACAGCAACTTTAAACATGTTGTATACGATGCTGTATCGCAATCGGAAGCATTGGATGCTTTTGAAGCTGTATACGGTGAGCGTGCCTTAGCAGATTACGATTTTTCTAAAGCAGACGTTATTGTTTCTGTTGGTGCCGATTTCTTGGGCGACTGGCAAGGTGGCGGATGCGATACAGGATATGCAAAAGGACGTATACCTAAAAATGGTAAAATGTCTAGGCATGTACAGATAGAAGCTAATATGTCGTTATCGGGCTCTAACGCTGATAAGCGTATCCCAATGACGGTTACAGAACAAAAATATGCACTTGTAGCATTGTATAATGAGGTTACAGGAGCTTCGGCAAGTGTACCTTCGTTTGCTGGTAAAGCAACTATTGCTAAAGTTGCAAAAGAGTTAAGGGCTGCAGGTTCCAAAGGTGTTTTAGTTTCTGGTATCGACGATGTAAATGCGCAAATGTTAGTGTTAGCTATTAATAACACATTACAGTCTGAAGCATTTAATCCTAACGGAGCACGTTTAATACGCCAAGGTAATGCAAAAGCAGTAGCGCAATTGGTGCGCGATATGAAAGCAGGCTCGGTTGATACACTTATTATGAGTGGTGTTAACCCAGTATATACATTGCCTAATAGTAACGACTTTATTGATGGGCTTAAGAAAGTGAAATTGTCGGTTGCCTTTTCTATGAAAGAGGACGAAACGGCATCTTTAACTACCATAGCAGCTGCTGCACCACACTACTTAGAGTCGTGGGGCGATGTAAGTATTACAAAAGGTACGTACAGTATAACACAGCCTACTATACGCCCGTTATTTAAAACAAGACAATTACAAGATTCATTATTAAAATGGTCGGGTAGTTCAGATACATATTACGATTACCTAAAATCATCTTTTGATGTTGTAGGTATGGGTAAATCATGGAATCAGTTAGTACACGATGGTGTACATGCTTCCGAAGTAATGCCGTTAACGGCTGACGGTACTGGTTTTGGTAATGCAGCTTCTAAATTAGCTAAAGCAAAAGCAATTGCAGGTTTAGAGTTAGTGCTTTACACCAAAACAGGTATGGGAGACGGTCAGCAAGCCAATAACCCATGGTTACAAGAATTCCCAGACCCTATTACAAGAGTTTCTTGGGATAACTACGTAACGGTTTCTAAAGCAGATGCTGAAAGGCTAGAACTTGAAAATTATAACGTTGCCAACGGTGGTTTAAACGGTAGTACTGTTACACTAGAGGTAAGTGGTAAAAAAATAGAAAATGTTCCTGTTATTATCCAGCCAGGGCAAGCAAAAGGTACTGTAGGTCTATCATTAGGTTACGGTCGTAAAGCTGCCATGAAAAAGGATATGATGACGGGTGTAAACGCTTATACGGTTTACAACAACTTCAATGCATTACAACCTGTAAAACTTACTAAAGCAGCAGGCGACCATGAGTTTGCTTGTGTACAGTTACAGAAAACCTTAATGGGTCGTGGTGATATTATTAAAGAAACCACACTTAAGGAGTTTAACCAAAAAGATGCTTCAGAGTGGAATATAATTCCAGTTGTGTCATTAGACCATAAAGAAGTTCCTGCTAGCTCAGTAGATTTATGGGAATCTTTCGACAGAACAACAGGGCATCATTTTAACCTTTCTATCGACCTTAATGCTTGTACAGGTTGTGGGGCATGTGTAATAGCATGTCATGCAGAAAACAACGTACCAGTAGTTGGTAAATCGGAAATTAGACGAAGCCGCGATATGCACTGGTTGCGTATTGACAGATATTACTCATCTGAAGATACGTTTGCAGGCGATGTAGAAACAAAAGCAGGAATATCAGGCTTAATGGATTCTATTGAAACATTTGGCGAAATGGAAGATCCTGCAGATAACCCGCAAGTAGCATTCCAACCTGTATTTTGCCAGCACTGTAATCACGCACCATGTGAAACTGTTTGTCCAGTTGCTGCAACATCGCACAGCCGCCAAGGACAAAACCATATGGCGTATAACCGTTGTGTAGGTACACGTTACTGTGCTAACAACTGCCCATACAAAGTACGTCGATTCAACTGGTTCCTGTACAACAAAAACGATGAATTTGATTATCATATGAATGATGATCTTGGACGTATGGTACTTAACCCTGATGTTAATGTACGTTCGAGAGGTGTTATGGAGAAATGTTCACTATGTATCCAAATGACACAAGCTACAATACTTAAAGCAAAACGTGAAGGACGTCCGGTTAATAAGGATGAATTCTACACCGCTTGTACTGAGGCATGTGGATCTGGGGCTATGGTATTCGGAGATATTAACAATGAAGAAGATACAATTGTTGAACTTAAAGAGGATGACAGAATGTATCACCTATTAGAGCATGTGGGTACTAAGCCTAACGTATTCTATCAGGTAAAAGTAAGGAATACCTAAAAATTAATATTAATTAAGAAACAAGATAAAGGATATGTCGTCTCATTACGAAGCACCCATTAGAAAACCTTTAATTATAGGTGACAAAAATTATCATGATGTAACAGTTGATGTTGCACGTCCTGTGGAAGGCAGAGCCAACAAGCAATGGTGGATAGCATTCTCTATTGCACTTGCTGCTTTTCTTTGGGGTATTGGTTGTGTTGCTTATACAGTAGGTACAGGTATCGGAACTTGGGGATCAAACAAAACTATAGGCTGGGCTTGGGATATTACCAACTTCGTTTGGTGGGTAGGTATCGGTCACGCCGGAACCCTAATTTCGGCAGTACTATTATTATTCCGCCAAAAATGGAGAATGGCAATTAACCGTTCTGCAGAGGCAATGACAATTTTCTCGGTAATACAGGCAGCAATGTTCCCAGTATTCCACATGGGGCGTCCGTGGTTAGCCTACTGGGTTATGCCAATCCCCAACCAATTTGGGTCGTTATGGGTTAACTTTAACTCACCACTACTTTGGGACGTATTTGCAATTTCTACTTACCTATCAGTATCGTTAGTATTCTGGTGGACAGGTTTACTTCCTGACTTTGCAATGTTACGTGATAGAGCCATAACACCTTTTACAAAAAGAGTTTATTCTACACTAAGTTTCGGTTGGAGTGGTAGAGCAAAAGACTGGCAACGTTTTGAAGAGGTTTCTCTTGTACTTGCCGGACTTGCAACACCGCTTGTACTTTCGGTACACACCATTGTATCGTTTGACTTTGCTACATCGGTAATACCAGGATGGCACACCACTATACTTCCGCCATACTTTGTTGCAGGAGCTATATTCTCAGGATTTGCAATGGTAAACACCCTGCTTATCATCATGAGAAAAGTATCTAACCTAGAGGCATACATTACAATACAACATATCGAGTTAATGAATATCGTAATCATGATTACGGGTTCCATAGTAGGTATTGCTTATATTACAGAGTTATTTATTGCATGGTATTCGGGCGTAGAGTATGAGCAGTATGCTTTCCTTAACAGAGCAACAGGACCTTACTGGTGGTCGTACCTACTAATGATGACGTGTAACGTGGTTTCTCCACAGGTAATGTGGTTCAAAAAAATTAGAACAAGTATTATAGCTTCATTTATAATATCACTTGTTGTAAACATCGGAATGTGGTTTGAGCGTTTTGTAATTATTGTTACATCGCTACACAGAGATTACCTTCCATCATCATGGACAATGTTCCAGCCTACGTTTATAGATGCAGGATTCTTTATAGGTACTATTGGTTTCTTCTTTGTACTATTCCTATTATACTCAAGAAGTTTCCCAGTAATAGCACAAGCAGAAGTTAAATCGATAATGAAATCATCTAGCGAAACGCACAAACGAATCAGAGACGGAATCGCACACGATACTCATTCACACCCAGAAAATCATTAAGCAGCCATGAGTAATAAAGTTATACATGTTTTATACAATGATGATGACATCCTGATGGATGCAGTAAAGCAAACGCGTGCTGCACATCATCATATCGAAGAGGTTTATACGCCATTTCCAGTACACGGTTTGGATAAAGCCATGGGGCTTGCACCTACCAGAATAGCCATTGCTTCATTTTTATACGGGTTGGTAGGATTGAGCGTTGCTATCACGATGATGAACTACATGATGATTGTAGATTGGCCTCAGGATATAGGTGGTAAACCAAGTTTTAGTTATATACAAAATATGCCGGCTTTTGTACCGGTAATGTTTGAGATGACAGTATTTTTTGCGGCTCACTTAATGGTAATCACCTTTTACATGAGAAGTAAATTATGGCCTTTTAAAGAGGCAGAAAATCCTGATGTAAGAACAACAGACGACCACTTTTTGATGGAAGTTGCTGCTCATGGTGATGTAGACCAAATGGTTTCATTTTTCCAAAACACGGGAGCTGTAGAAGTAAAAGTAATTGAAGAAAAGCATTAACACATTATGAGAGCGTTATATAAAACAGCATTATTGGTAGTTGTAGCATCGTTATTCACGGCATGCTTTGACAAGTCTGCACCAAATTACCAATACTTCCCTAATATGTATGAGCCAATACCATACGAAACGTATGGCGAGTCTACTGCATTCAAAAACGGAAAAGAAGGACAACTTCCTGCAGAAGGTTCTATACCAAGAGGTTTCACTCCATACGAGTATGAAAATACTAACGAGGGCTACGAGCTTGCAAAAGCAGAGCTAAAATCGGCTCTTGATTCAACAGCGATAGATATTCCTAGAGCTACCCAATTGTATACAATTTACTGTGCCATTTGCCACGGAGACAAAGGAGACGGTAAGGGAGGCTTAGTGCAAAAAGAAAAATTCCTTGGTGTACCTAGCTATAAAGACAGAGAGATTACAGAAGGAAGCGTTTTTCATGTAGTAACGTACGGGTTAAACTCAATGGGATCGCATGCTAATCAGCTCTCTCAAGAAGAGCGTTGGCAAGTTGCACACTACGTGTTGAAGTTAAAGAGTGAATTATAATTGTAGAACACTGAAAGCATATAATATGTACACATTTTCAAGTAAATTAAAAACTTTTTCCTTTGTCCTGATTGCCTTGGGTGTTCTTGGAGTGGGCTATAGTTTTTTTACTGCACCAAAAACCATTGAAGACGTAGAGAAAATTTTGGCGGCTGAAGAAGCACATGGTCATGGCGACCATGGCGACGCACATCACGAGGCAGCCAATCCACACGGCGAAGATGCTCATGGTCATCACGCTGATAAGCACGATATTCATAAAGAAGTTTCAACCTCTCATACAGGTCGTGGCGACGGTCATCAAGCAGCAGGGCATGATGC
The Flavobacterium litorale genome window above contains:
- a CDS encoding SPOR domain-containing protein, whose amino-acid sequence is MRILKTRQALFILFFVTLFSGKSFAQNATVTIEQDEKFMQLLNEKRRINSSITVNDHYKIQVFYGDNKEARKTLAIFKREFPDMDTTIVFESPTYKVWAGSYDNRIAAERMLEAIKQKYPYALLIKPNK
- a CDS encoding c-type cytochrome, encoding MKKVGNHTSFSRILLFCLAFSLSFSLTSFAQETADAAAEAPAEEAAAPDASAGDPVKGKELFNSLCAACHKLDAKATGPALRNVADKYDRDWLHRWVKNSSDLIKSGDALAVKVFEENNKSVMTAFPQLSNKDIDDILAYTSAPKPVITTTPATVGGGSGGSDNGVNSTLLLGALVLVLLVLIVMLVLVNKTLRKVAEANGVVVESQEKSVSVWKAYAQNQFLVLVTAILLLLSASYFMYGYLMQIGVDQGYEPIQPIHFSHKIHAGENGVDCKYCHSSARVSKHSGIPSLNVCMNCHKNISEFEGAKDSVYVDYSKEFYTAEIQKLYDAVGWDKSAQAYTGKQKPVKWVRIHNLPDFVYFNHSQHVSVAGIECQKCHGPVETYEVMKQFSPLTMGWCINCHRETNVKVEGNEYYEKIHDELAKKYGVAKLTAANMGGTECGKCHY
- a CDS encoding TAT-variant-translocated molybdopterin oxidoreductase, with the translated sequence MASNKKYWQSVEELKEDSSIVETLRNNEFVEEIPTDEFLGDKEALSSSSTSRRDFLKYVGFSTAAASLAACEGPVIKSIPYVVQPEEIIPGVADYYATTIADGFDFANILVKTREGRPIKVENNNLPGSKIKANARVYASVLSLYDSMRLKEPMVSGKPASWEEVDAKVKAGLAKASSSGGQVVLLTNTMASPSTDKMIAEFGARYSNFKHVVYDAVSQSEALDAFEAVYGERALADYDFSKADVIVSVGADFLGDWQGGGCDTGYAKGRIPKNGKMSRHVQIEANMSLSGSNADKRIPMTVTEQKYALVALYNEVTGASASVPSFAGKATIAKVAKELRAAGSKGVLVSGIDDVNAQMLVLAINNTLQSEAFNPNGARLIRQGNAKAVAQLVRDMKAGSVDTLIMSGVNPVYTLPNSNDFIDGLKKVKLSVAFSMKEDETASLTTIAAAAPHYLESWGDVSITKGTYSITQPTIRPLFKTRQLQDSLLKWSGSSDTYYDYLKSSFDVVGMGKSWNQLVHDGVHASEVMPLTADGTGFGNAASKLAKAKAIAGLELVLYTKTGMGDGQQANNPWLQEFPDPITRVSWDNYVTVSKADAERLELENYNVANGGLNGSTVTLEVSGKKIENVPVIIQPGQAKGTVGLSLGYGRKAAMKKDMMTGVNAYTVYNNFNALQPVKLTKAAGDHEFACVQLQKTLMGRGDIIKETTLKEFNQKDASEWNIIPVVSLDHKEVPASSVDLWESFDRTTGHHFNLSIDLNACTGCGACVIACHAENNVPVVGKSEIRRSRDMHWLRIDRYYSSEDTFAGDVETKAGISGLMDSIETFGEMEDPADNPQVAFQPVFCQHCNHAPCETVCPVAATSHSRQGQNHMAYNRCVGTRYCANNCPYKVRRFNWFLYNKNDEFDYHMNDDLGRMVLNPDVNVRSRGVMEKCSLCIQMTQATILKAKREGRPVNKDEFYTACTEACGSGAMVFGDINNEEDTIVELKEDDRMYHLLEHVGTKPNVFYQVKVRNT
- the nrfD gene encoding NrfD/PsrC family molybdoenzyme membrane anchor subunit translates to MSSHYEAPIRKPLIIGDKNYHDVTVDVARPVEGRANKQWWIAFSIALAAFLWGIGCVAYTVGTGIGTWGSNKTIGWAWDITNFVWWVGIGHAGTLISAVLLLFRQKWRMAINRSAEAMTIFSVIQAAMFPVFHMGRPWLAYWVMPIPNQFGSLWVNFNSPLLWDVFAISTYLSVSLVFWWTGLLPDFAMLRDRAITPFTKRVYSTLSFGWSGRAKDWQRFEEVSLVLAGLATPLVLSVHTIVSFDFATSVIPGWHTTILPPYFVAGAIFSGFAMVNTLLIIMRKVSNLEAYITIQHIELMNIVIMITGSIVGIAYITELFIAWYSGVEYEQYAFLNRATGPYWWSYLLMMTCNVVSPQVMWFKKIRTSIIASFIISLVVNIGMWFERFVIIVTSLHRDYLPSSWTMFQPTFIDAGFFIGTIGFFFVLFLLYSRSFPVIAQAEVKSIMKSSSETHKRIRDGIAHDTHSHPENH
- a CDS encoding DUF3341 domain-containing protein; translation: MSNKVIHVLYNDDDILMDAVKQTRAAHHHIEEVYTPFPVHGLDKAMGLAPTRIAIASFLYGLVGLSVAITMMNYMMIVDWPQDIGGKPSFSYIQNMPAFVPVMFEMTVFFAAHLMVITFYMRSKLWPFKEAENPDVRTTDDHFLMEVAAHGDVDQMVSFFQNTGAVEVKVIEEKH
- a CDS encoding c-type cytochrome — its product is MRALYKTALLVVVASLFTACFDKSAPNYQYFPNMYEPIPYETYGESTAFKNGKEGQLPAEGSIPRGFTPYEYENTNEGYELAKAELKSALDSTAIDIPRATQLYTIYCAICHGDKGDGKGGLVQKEKFLGVPSYKDREITEGSVFHVVTYGLNSMGSHANQLSQEERWQVAHYVLKLKSEL